One stretch of Brevibacillus laterosporus DNA includes these proteins:
- a CDS encoding nicotinate phosphoribosyltransferase — MNYENLTLHTDKYQINMMYAHWKNGTHNQIRVFEAYFRKLPFGNGFAVFAGLQRVIEYIDSLHFTKQELEYLAEQEENYEPAFLEELAGLRFTGQLRCMAEGTIIFPNEPLLQVEARVFEAQLIETAILNFINYQILIATKAARIRLIAPNETLLEFGTRRAQEADAAVWGARAAYLAGFDATSNMRAGMLFKIPTKGTHAHSWVQDHATEEEAFEKFARALPDNVVLLVDTYDTLKSGVPNAIKVGEKLRKEGKRLKGIRLDSGDIAYLSRKARKMLDDAGFPEVGIIASNDLDEGVIFNLKMQGAQIDTWGVGTKLITAEDNPALGGVYKVVAKKEDNHYIPTIKISGNPEKITTPGNKRVYRVINKDTGKAEGDYIAMAEEQVHGLPRIMLFDPVHVYLHKFVENYEAIELLQTIYTDGVLVYESPSLEETKEYHKGQYQMFWDEYLRKLNPERYPVDLSQLVWDTKMNLISQYKQK; from the coding sequence GTGAACTATGAGAATTTGACGTTACATACGGACAAATATCAGATCAACATGATGTATGCTCATTGGAAAAATGGTACTCACAATCAAATTCGTGTCTTTGAGGCTTATTTCCGGAAGTTGCCTTTTGGAAATGGCTTTGCTGTGTTTGCCGGCTTACAAAGGGTCATTGAATATATTGACAGTCTACACTTTACAAAACAAGAGCTGGAGTACTTGGCGGAGCAGGAAGAAAATTATGAACCTGCCTTCTTAGAAGAATTAGCGGGATTGCGTTTTACGGGTCAACTTCGTTGTATGGCAGAAGGTACCATTATTTTTCCAAATGAACCATTGTTACAGGTAGAAGCTCGCGTCTTTGAAGCGCAATTAATTGAAACAGCAATCCTAAACTTTATAAACTATCAGATTCTGATCGCAACAAAAGCGGCACGCATTCGTCTGATTGCACCAAACGAGACATTGTTAGAGTTTGGTACCAGACGAGCACAGGAAGCAGATGCAGCTGTATGGGGAGCACGTGCAGCTTATTTAGCGGGATTTGATGCCACGTCTAACATGCGGGCTGGTATGCTGTTTAAAATCCCTACAAAGGGTACACACGCCCATTCTTGGGTACAGGACCATGCTACGGAAGAAGAAGCGTTTGAGAAATTTGCTAGGGCGCTTCCTGACAATGTGGTTTTACTTGTTGATACATATGATACGTTAAAAAGCGGAGTACCGAATGCCATCAAGGTGGGAGAGAAGCTACGCAAAGAAGGCAAGCGTTTAAAAGGCATTCGATTGGATAGTGGCGATATTGCTTATCTATCGAGGAAAGCTCGCAAAATGCTGGACGATGCTGGATTCCCGGAAGTTGGTATTATTGCATCCAACGATTTGGATGAGGGTGTGATTTTTAACTTGAAAATGCAGGGCGCGCAGATTGATACCTGGGGTGTTGGAACTAAGCTGATTACGGCGGAGGATAATCCGGCATTAGGCGGGGTTTACAAAGTGGTAGCAAAGAAAGAGGATAACCACTACATTCCTACGATTAAAATCTCGGGTAATCCGGAAAAAATTACCACACCAGGCAACAAGCGCGTTTATCGAGTAATCAACAAGGATACAGGCAAGGCAGAAGGGGATTATATTGCGATGGCTGAAGAGCAAGTGCATGGTCTGCCACGAATCATGTTATTTGATCCAGTTCACGTTTATCTCCATAAATTCGTGGAGAACTACGAGGCAATCGAGTTGCTACAAACGATCTATACGGATGGAGTTTTGGTGTATGAGTCACCGTCTCTGGAAGAAACAAAAGAATACCATAAGGGACAGTATCAAATGTTCTGGGATGAGTATCTACGCAAATTAAATCCAGAGAGATATCCAGTAGATTTAAGCCAATTGGTATGGGATACCAAAATGAATCTCATTTCGCAGTATAAGCAAAAGTAA
- a CDS encoding cysteine hydrolase, which yields MNRALLVIDYTVDFVADEGALTCGAPGQAIEDRIVSLLEEFLQTGDEIIMAVDLHEENDPDHPETKLYPPHNIRGTHGRDLYGSVQTVYEQNNERIIWMDKTRYSSFAGTDLDIRLRTKGITEIHLTGVCTDICVLHTAVDAYNRGFQVVIHEDAVQSFSATGHEWALQHFKNAMGATVVSK from the coding sequence ATGAACCGCGCACTACTTGTTATTGATTATACGGTTGATTTTGTCGCTGACGAGGGAGCACTAACATGTGGGGCTCCTGGACAAGCTATTGAGGATCGTATTGTTTCGCTATTAGAAGAGTTTCTGCAAACCGGGGATGAGATTATTATGGCTGTTGATCTTCATGAGGAGAACGACCCTGACCATCCTGAGACAAAATTATATCCTCCTCATAACATTCGGGGGACACATGGACGCGATCTTTATGGGAGCGTTCAGACGGTTTATGAACAAAATAATGAACGCATTATCTGGATGGATAAAACCAGATATAGTTCTTTTGCAGGAACCGATTTGGACATTCGTCTGCGGACAAAAGGTATTACGGAAATTCATCTGACTGGCGTATGTACAGATATTTGTGTACTTCATACGGCTGTTGATGCGTACAATCGTGGATTTCAAGTGGTTATTCATGAGGATGCCGTGCAAAGCTTCTCTGCTACAGGGCATGAATGGGCCTTGCAACACTTCAAGAATGCGATGGGTGCCACCGTCGTGTCAAAATAA
- a CDS encoding alpha/beta hydrolase → MQKQFADIHGKRIAYHKQGEGPVVVLLHGFCGSLLYWEAVMNQLAERYTVIAPDLRGHGDSWSPVGTYTMESFANDLRDLLHHLHVDRISLFGHSLGGYISLAFASRYQIWLDHLGLIHSTSLPDDEQGKLNRATGIKTIEEQGIIPFVDQLIPKLCAPGFLSQNPKWEEEIKQMGYETTPEGAIHSLAGMKDRPDRTSVIEELSCPILLMAGSEDKVIPLQKTFLVHRENVTTVLLEGAGHMGMIETPQQWLTAVTSFLE, encoded by the coding sequence ATGCAAAAACAGTTTGCTGACATTCATGGAAAAAGAATCGCCTATCATAAACAAGGAGAGGGACCTGTTGTTGTATTACTGCATGGTTTCTGTGGTAGCTTGCTTTATTGGGAGGCTGTAATGAACCAATTAGCGGAGCGATATACTGTTATTGCACCTGATCTTCGTGGACATGGGGATAGCTGGTCGCCAGTTGGAACCTACACCATGGAGAGCTTTGCTAATGATTTGCGCGATTTATTACATCATTTACATGTTGATCGTATTTCTTTGTTTGGCCATTCGTTAGGAGGTTACATTAGTCTAGCGTTTGCCAGTCGTTATCAGATTTGGTTAGATCATTTGGGCCTTATTCACTCGACATCTTTGCCTGATGACGAACAAGGGAAGCTAAATCGGGCTACTGGTATAAAGACGATTGAGGAGCAAGGGATTATACCATTTGTTGATCAATTAATTCCCAAACTATGTGCGCCTGGATTTTTGAGCCAGAACCCGAAATGGGAAGAGGAGATAAAACAAATGGGCTACGAAACAACCCCCGAGGGAGCTATACACTCCTTAGCAGGGATGAAGGATCGTCCTGATCGAACCTCTGTTATCGAGGAATTATCTTGTCCGATTCTGCTGATGGCAGGCAGTGAAGATAAAGTGATACCACTTCAAAAAACGTTTCTTGTACATAGGGAGAATGTAACAACCGTATTGCTTGAGGGAGCAGGTCATATGGGGATGATCGAAACTCCACAACAATGGTTGACAGCGGTAACCTCCTTTCTGGAATAA
- a CDS encoding spore coat protein gives MNKYLAKKVKEQYGLTIRSSKNLSRIPSVHVSKIITDQGIYLLKGKKEQKSRMHYIRATQQHLHKKKVLIPREYPTVSGKPYFVFEKKSYILQEWIKGKSPTARSQQNILKLGSLIGRFHQRSLEFSPPVGCRAMGALDWENKYQADIKRIKQWYRRHHRSHSLKIKWIVRYCKRFIARAEWAYKTLLAYPFYHQWKSYPDNQHYLCHGDYHPRNTLLHKATHYLIDWEHVCHDFVSKDISRMHFMIMRKHKSFCKSRFKAFLQAYQQENPLQEQELGLLYIDLSFPHIFERFIRKRLYHKMNTKEVAQFVTYEWKKTLYMCRKAKLYC, from the coding sequence ATGAACAAGTACCTTGCAAAAAAAGTGAAAGAGCAGTATGGGTTGACTATTCGCTCCAGTAAAAATTTGAGTCGTATCCCATCTGTACATGTCAGTAAAATCATAACCGATCAAGGAATTTATCTTTTGAAGGGGAAAAAAGAGCAGAAAAGCCGAATGCATTACATTCGAGCTACTCAACAGCATCTGCACAAAAAAAAAGTTCTAATACCGCGCGAATATCCAACAGTAAGCGGAAAACCTTATTTTGTATTTGAAAAGAAAAGCTACATTTTACAAGAATGGATTAAAGGAAAGAGTCCTACTGCTCGTTCTCAGCAAAATATTCTAAAACTAGGCTCACTCATCGGTCGTTTTCACCAACGCTCCTTAGAATTTTCTCCCCCAGTTGGCTGTCGAGCCATGGGAGCCTTGGACTGGGAAAACAAATATCAAGCGGATATAAAACGCATCAAGCAGTGGTATAGAAGGCATCATCGCTCTCACTCACTTAAAATCAAATGGATTGTGCGTTACTGCAAACGATTTATAGCACGTGCAGAGTGGGCTTATAAAACCTTACTAGCTTATCCCTTTTACCACCAATGGAAATCATATCCAGATAATCAACATTATTTATGTCATGGAGATTATCACCCACGTAACACCTTGTTGCACAAAGCCACACATTATCTCATCGACTGGGAACACGTTTGCCATGATTTTGTTTCCAAGGATATTTCTCGTATGCACTTTATGATCATGCGTAAACATAAGTCGTTTTGTAAATCACGCTTCAAAGCTTTTTTGCAAGCATATCAACAGGAAAATCCACTACAGGAGCAAGAACTTGGGCTTCTGTATATTGACCTCTCCTTCCCTCACATATTTGAACGATTTATACGTAAACGACTGTATCATAAAATGAATACCAAAGAAGTCGCTCAATTTGTTACGTATGAATGGAAAAAAACACTTTACATGTGCCGAAAAGCCAAGCTCTATTGCTGA
- the dacB gene encoding D-alanyl-D-alanine carboxypeptidase/D-alanyl-D-alanine-endopeptidase, whose translation MKGKNSLTLRCLLIVVLLMQMVFAPVTALASKIEVSMVGRQIDSLLEKLSRDELSKGMYAGISIYNLSKDAVLYQHEADKSFIPASNMKLFIVAATLEELGADYQFKTEVYSDGKVSQNGVLQGNLVLKGYGDPTLQPKDLQKIATELKQKGITSIQGQVYVDESYFDDTRLGPAWMWDDEVYAYSAQISGLSLHKNSMEAVITPAKEVGKPATVTITPINEYVRVISTVSTTDSKESEITVERTIGHNQLVVKGTIGKDAIPYGEDVTMEDPSLFAGDVFQSILQSEGITLVEKKSVQKTSLLKGTPLVTHYSRPLLEIILELNKDSDNFYAEMLTKTMGVVKKGEGSWNAGTQAITEVLREAKFPGKYQQVDGSGLSRLDLITPNQMMALLRYVQKKEYRDAFEASLPIAGVDGTLKSRMKETKAANNLMAKTGSMGGVNSLSGYVIATNGDKLAFSIMINGIYKSKFATQLQDAIGTALANYPMVPETPSQTPAPPIYELSALLDPLWEDPALANMHGSMIVTSLDRTGIEATLYAHQADRWLTPGTIIKELTSIGALLTLGENYSFKTEVLFSKPANASGVVEGDVILKGYGDPTLRADHQNDDEGQGPTLEQLVGFLTDKGIKQVNGNILVDQSYFDHQLVGLGWTWDAEKQLAKVSALTSEAGKVKLHYKPGLKKGDPVIFDMWPKTSYVAIFQDATTVSKGAENTFLMKKDRAKNVLHMVGGLPIGMKEQQELISVEEPAIYSGVLFLQKMQDMGIRLAPTSKVLLGAVPVESVKIGEVQSVPLQDILVWQNKNDDHLFAEMINKAIGARKTSKGTTEAGIAATQDILKSWGVNTNYDMLDASGVTRYNLLSARQLNDALVRLAGQAEYPAFYNSLSIAGVDGTLKDRLKRTDAQGNLRALSSQSQGVSSITGYVTTKGNERLAVTLILNGYTNSREEISRWEDKVMELLASYQD comes from the coding sequence ATGAAGGGGAAAAACAGTCTTACGCTACGCTGTCTTCTTATAGTGGTGCTTCTCATGCAGATGGTATTCGCACCTGTTACCGCATTGGCAAGCAAAATAGAAGTAAGCATGGTTGGCCGTCAGATCGATTCGTTGCTTGAAAAGCTTTCGCGAGACGAATTAAGTAAAGGGATGTATGCTGGTATCTCTATATACAATCTAAGTAAAGATGCCGTTTTATATCAGCATGAGGCAGATAAGAGTTTTATCCCGGCATCTAATATGAAGTTGTTCATTGTTGCAGCTACTTTAGAAGAATTAGGGGCTGATTATCAGTTTAAAACAGAAGTATATTCAGATGGAAAAGTGAGTCAAAATGGAGTACTTCAGGGTAATCTGGTTCTAAAAGGCTATGGTGATCCTACTTTGCAACCAAAAGACCTTCAAAAAATAGCTACTGAATTAAAACAAAAAGGAATTACGAGCATTCAGGGACAGGTGTATGTGGATGAAAGTTATTTCGATGACACTCGTCTGGGACCAGCTTGGATGTGGGACGATGAAGTTTATGCTTATAGCGCACAAATCAGCGGATTGTCCCTACATAAAAATAGCATGGAGGCAGTGATCACACCTGCAAAAGAAGTGGGTAAACCAGCTACTGTTACCATAACACCCATAAATGAGTACGTAAGGGTCATCTCCACTGTCAGTACGACTGATAGCAAGGAAAGTGAGATCACTGTTGAACGTACAATCGGGCATAATCAATTGGTTGTAAAGGGTACTATTGGTAAAGATGCTATTCCCTATGGAGAAGACGTTACTATGGAAGATCCTTCACTTTTCGCCGGGGATGTGTTCCAGTCTATCTTACAGTCAGAAGGGATTACGCTCGTAGAGAAAAAATCTGTTCAAAAAACAAGCTTGCTCAAAGGAACGCCTTTAGTGACTCATTATTCGCGTCCTTTATTGGAGATCATTCTGGAATTAAATAAAGATAGTGATAATTTTTATGCAGAGATGTTAACCAAGACTATGGGTGTTGTAAAAAAAGGAGAAGGTAGTTGGAATGCTGGGACACAGGCAATCACTGAGGTGTTACGAGAGGCTAAGTTTCCAGGTAAATATCAGCAGGTAGATGGCTCTGGATTGTCGCGTCTTGATTTGATTACACCAAATCAGATGATGGCTCTCCTCCGCTATGTGCAAAAGAAAGAGTATCGAGATGCATTTGAAGCTAGTTTGCCGATTGCAGGCGTGGATGGGACATTAAAAAGCCGTATGAAAGAGACAAAAGCGGCAAATAATCTGATGGCTAAAACAGGCTCCATGGGCGGTGTAAACAGCTTGTCAGGCTATGTAATAGCTACTAACGGTGATAAACTAGCTTTCTCCATCATGATTAACGGAATTTATAAGTCAAAGTTCGCTACTCAATTACAGGATGCTATTGGGACCGCACTTGCCAATTATCCTATGGTACCGGAAACACCTAGTCAAACACCTGCTCCTCCGATCTATGAATTAAGTGCGTTGCTTGACCCGTTGTGGGAAGATCCAGCTCTAGCCAATATGCACGGTAGTATGATTGTGACTTCTTTAGATCGAACAGGGATAGAAGCGACTTTGTATGCACATCAGGCTGATCGTTGGCTAACGCCAGGTACAATTATCAAGGAACTGACCAGCATTGGTGCGCTATTGACGCTAGGGGAGAATTATTCTTTTAAAACAGAAGTACTTTTTTCAAAACCTGCCAATGCTAGTGGCGTGGTGGAGGGAGATGTCATTTTAAAGGGATATGGAGATCCCACTCTACGTGCGGACCATCAAAATGATGACGAGGGGCAAGGCCCTACATTGGAACAATTAGTTGGTTTTCTAACAGATAAAGGGATCAAACAGGTGAACGGTAATATTCTCGTAGATCAGAGCTATTTTGACCATCAATTGGTAGGATTAGGCTGGACGTGGGATGCTGAGAAGCAGCTAGCTAAAGTTAGTGCACTCACAAGTGAAGCTGGAAAAGTAAAGCTTCATTATAAGCCCGGCCTGAAAAAAGGGGATCCCGTTATCTTTGATATGTGGCCAAAAACAAGTTATGTAGCAATATTTCAAGATGCAACTACAGTAAGTAAGGGAGCAGAGAATACTTTTCTCATGAAGAAGGATCGGGCTAAAAATGTTTTGCATATGGTTGGAGGGTTGCCAATAGGAATGAAAGAACAGCAGGAACTTATCTCGGTAGAGGAACCAGCTATTTATTCAGGGGTACTATTTTTGCAAAAAATGCAGGATATGGGCATAAGGCTGGCGCCTACTAGTAAAGTACTTTTAGGTGCAGTGCCAGTAGAATCGGTCAAGATTGGAGAAGTGCAATCCGTACCGCTTCAGGATATATTAGTCTGGCAAAATAAAAACGATGATCATTTGTTTGCAGAAATGATTAATAAAGCGATAGGGGCAAGGAAAACAAGTAAAGGCACTACCGAAGCCGGGATAGCGGCTACCCAGGATATTCTTAAAAGCTGGGGGGTGAATACGAACTATGATATGCTGGATGCGTCAGGGGTAACCCGATATAATCTTCTTTCAGCCCGACAACTAAACGATGCTTTAGTTAGATTAGCCGGGCAAGCTGAATATCCTGCGTTTTACAATTCTCTGTCCATTGCTGGTGTCGATGGAACACTAAAAGACAGGCTAAAACGCACAGATGCTCAAGGGAATTTGCGGGCTTTGAGCAGCCAATCACAAGGTGTGTCTAGTATCACTGGTTATGTTACCACTAAAGGGAACGAGCGTCTCGCTGTCACTTTGATCTTAAACGGCTATACGAACTCCCGAGAGGAAATTAGCCGCTGGGAGGATAAAGTGATGGAATTGTTGGCTTCTTATCAGGATTAA
- a CDS encoding CoA pyrophosphatase: protein MDDRQIDRVVEQMVNRQRGILGQEESRRTAVLVPLIRNERGEWSVLFEKRASTLRSQAGEICFPGGHVDPIDHNEWEAARRETSEELAIDPSKIIYAGDLDILVLSSSLLVYPYVGFVHTEITDLTPNPDEVEEVFVVSLQTLLDTIPDRFDIDLRFEPGEDFPYHLIANGRDYKWRHGKLPEYFYEVDGRIIWGLTARILMHFLQFFRKQS, encoded by the coding sequence ATGGATGATCGACAGATAGATCGAGTTGTTGAACAAATGGTAAACCGTCAGCGTGGCATCTTGGGTCAAGAAGAATCTCGCAGAACAGCGGTGCTTGTTCCATTGATTCGCAATGAACGTGGAGAATGGTCTGTGTTGTTTGAGAAGCGGGCTTCAACCCTAAGGAGTCAGGCGGGCGAAATCTGTTTTCCAGGTGGACATGTTGATCCCATTGATCATAATGAATGGGAAGCGGCTAGACGTGAAACATCAGAAGAGTTAGCCATTGATCCTAGCAAAATTATATATGCAGGGGATTTGGATATTCTGGTCTTATCTTCGAGTTTGTTGGTGTATCCATATGTTGGTTTTGTGCATACCGAAATTACTGATCTCACACCTAACCCAGATGAAGTGGAAGAAGTTTTTGTTGTATCGTTACAAACCCTACTTGATACCATTCCTGATCGTTTTGACATTGACCTACGTTTTGAACCAGGTGAAGATTTTCCTTATCATCTAATAGCAAATGGTCGAGATTATAAATGGAGACATGGAAAATTACCTGAATATTTTTATGAGGTAGATGGTCGAATTATCTGGGGATTAACTGCACGCATTCTTATGCATTTTTTACAATTTTTTCGCAAGCAATCATAA
- a CDS encoding metal-dependent hydrolase, whose product MYIQFHGHSCVQLTHDNQSIIIDPFLTGNPIATCKPEDIKVDYILLTHGHGDHIGDAVQIAKQNDATIICMVELAHYLGWQGAKTMGFNIGGKVHLPFGSVKMTQAFHSTGIVFDEEQRIIYTGMPAGLVVNMGGKTFYHAGDTGLFGDMKWIGELHQPDIAFLPIGDHFTMGPEDALLAAEWIKAKTVVPIHFDTFPPIKQDGHEFVKALSTKGLQGKVMQPGEGWEV is encoded by the coding sequence ATGTACATTCAATTTCATGGACACTCTTGTGTACAATTGACACATGACAATCAATCCATCATTATTGATCCATTCCTGACAGGCAATCCTATTGCCACATGTAAGCCGGAAGATATAAAAGTAGATTACATTCTGTTAACACATGGACATGGTGATCATATTGGCGATGCAGTCCAAATTGCTAAACAAAACGATGCAACGATTATTTGCATGGTGGAACTAGCCCATTATTTAGGCTGGCAAGGGGCTAAGACTATGGGGTTTAACATTGGTGGAAAGGTTCATCTACCATTTGGTTCGGTAAAAATGACACAAGCTTTTCATAGCACAGGCATTGTTTTTGATGAAGAACAACGTATTATCTATACAGGAATGCCAGCAGGACTCGTAGTCAACATGGGTGGTAAAACCTTCTATCATGCTGGAGATACTGGACTTTTCGGCGACATGAAATGGATTGGTGAGTTGCACCAGCCAGATATTGCTTTCTTACCAATAGGTGATCATTTTACAATGGGACCAGAAGATGCGCTACTTGCTGCGGAGTGGATAAAAGCAAAAACAGTTGTACCGATTCACTTTGATACTTTCCCTCCAATCAAGCAAGATGGACATGAATTTGTTAAAGCTTTGTCTACAAAAGGGCTACAAGGCAAAGTAATGCAGCCGGGAGAAGGCTGGGAAGTATAA
- a CDS encoding LTA synthase family protein produces MNWKQYSLITSLLLLTKFFWFRIFIYDDRNPFRLLWAETSSVLLIVVIFTLLFYKRKTLMYTIANFLLSSFMLAIVVYFSYYGKIMTYQAFMQIGQVKDVSSSVFSLIKPQYFVLYLDLVIFLLWYRSVKKKKQNESQAHLDMTLLKRLVLAACCVVVLFSLEGVKAERTASIQNETKKAQQQGLITFQLNTFLKDQKVPAWNEEYIARIKELKAERETQQPKQLFGAAKGKNVMVIQLEAFQNFLLNKKINGAEITPHLNALIKESYYFPHFFQQVGQGNTSDAEFISNTSIYPVGTSPMSVSFGEREIPSLPRMLKEKGYTSMTFHVNKADFWNRDVMYPGLGFDKYFDTEFFGYDDIVGLGPSDEILFDKTLGILEEQHKQNRPFYSQIITLSGHHPFVIPEEKATLSLPPSWVGTNVGNYMQAQHYVDEQLGALFAKMKQNGLWDNTVIVLYGDHYGITQDEQDKDGKPIIESLTGHAYDKVDAFTVPLIVKVPGYAEGKTMENMGGQIDIMPTIANVVGLDLSNATYFGQDLLNTTHNVLGERFYMPSGSFINDDILFIPGQGLEDGSAINIKTHEVVENLEPYRKMYEETLELLSISDAYVNQLPVRD; encoded by the coding sequence ATGAATTGGAAACAGTATTCTCTGATAACGTCTCTGTTACTCTTAACTAAATTTTTTTGGTTTAGAATTTTTATTTACGATGACCGAAACCCTTTTCGTTTGCTATGGGCTGAAACAAGCTCTGTTCTGTTGATCGTCGTAATCTTTACCTTACTCTTTTATAAGCGTAAAACATTGATGTATACGATCGCTAACTTTTTGTTGTCTAGCTTTATGCTTGCTATCGTTGTGTACTTTTCCTACTATGGAAAAATTATGACCTATCAAGCCTTCATGCAGATTGGACAGGTAAAAGATGTATCTTCCAGTGTATTTTCCTTAATTAAACCACAATACTTTGTGCTATATCTGGATTTAGTTATTTTCTTACTCTGGTATCGCTCTGTCAAAAAGAAAAAACAAAATGAATCTCAAGCACATTTGGACATGACCTTGTTAAAACGATTGGTTTTAGCCGCCTGTTGTGTGGTAGTTTTGTTCTCTTTAGAAGGTGTAAAAGCAGAGCGGACTGCCAGTATCCAGAATGAAACTAAAAAAGCGCAACAACAAGGATTAATTACTTTCCAGCTCAATACCTTCTTGAAAGATCAAAAGGTCCCAGCATGGAATGAGGAGTATATAGCACGTATCAAGGAATTAAAGGCTGAACGTGAAACACAGCAACCCAAGCAATTATTTGGGGCCGCAAAAGGTAAAAATGTGATGGTTATTCAATTGGAGGCCTTCCAAAACTTTTTGCTTAACAAAAAAATAAACGGTGCTGAAATCACCCCACATCTAAATGCTTTGATCAAGGAAAGTTATTATTTCCCGCACTTTTTCCAACAAGTGGGTCAAGGAAACACATCAGATGCTGAATTTATCAGTAACACGTCGATTTATCCAGTAGGAACTTCACCGATGTCCGTTTCTTTTGGGGAAAGAGAAATTCCGAGCTTGCCTCGTATGTTAAAAGAAAAAGGCTACACTAGCATGACTTTCCATGTGAATAAGGCTGATTTCTGGAATCGAGATGTGATGTATCCAGGGCTAGGCTTTGACAAATATTTTGATACCGAATTCTTTGGATATGACGATATTGTTGGACTTGGTCCATCTGACGAGATTTTATTTGATAAAACCCTAGGGATTCTAGAAGAACAGCACAAACAGAACCGACCGTTTTACTCTCAAATCATCACTTTGTCAGGACACCATCCTTTTGTTATTCCCGAAGAAAAGGCCACCCTATCACTACCACCTTCTTGGGTAGGGACTAATGTAGGTAACTACATGCAAGCGCAACATTATGTGGATGAGCAGCTGGGAGCCCTCTTTGCGAAAATGAAACAAAACGGACTGTGGGATAATACGGTTATTGTTCTCTATGGAGATCATTATGGGATCACGCAAGACGAGCAGGACAAAGATGGAAAACCGATTATCGAAAGCTTGACGGGACATGCCTACGATAAAGTGGATGCATTCACCGTGCCATTGATTGTTAAAGTTCCAGGTTATGCAGAAGGGAAAACAATGGAGAATATGGGTGGGCAGATTGATATTATGCCAACCATCGCTAATGTAGTGGGACTTGATCTTTCAAATGCCACTTATTTCGGGCAAGATTTACTAAATACTACACACAATGTATTGGGAGAACGCTTCTACATGCCAAGCGGTTCCTTTATTAATGATGACATCCTATTTATTCCTGGTCAGGGTCTTGAAGATGGTTCTGCTATCAATATTAAGACGCACGAAGTTGTTGAGAATTTAGAGCCATATAGGAAAATGTATGAAGAAACCCTGGAGCTCTTGTCCATCTCTGATGCTTACGTGAATCAATTACCAGTGAGGGATTAA